The following are from one region of the Geoalkalibacter subterraneus genome:
- the tilS gene encoding tRNA lysidine(34) synthetase TilS, producing the protein MKNEVLGEIVDKKLLQKGDRVLVAVSGGSDSVALLHLLKEIAADLNLSLVVAHLDHGLRAQSAKDALFVEGLCRLWDLPFVLHRTAGSEISAARRGGVEQAARKMRRAFLEETARRFNCRRIALGHHQDDQAETVLHRLLRGSGPAGLAAMRPVSGVYVRPLLSVSRSRIRRYLDFHGLTFCHDESNDDLRYTRNLIRHRLLPLCRLINPRVEDALARLARRLSCEEDYWRRQVMETVSGWCLATGSACVPRKEINRLHPALRDRVLRHLVEIVRGDLRGVEEKHIAALAQLAAGAQGRKELHLPGVTAFRSYDELHLETHPSAAIEPYCQKVTTPGVYRLPGGWQVEFTLASKPGLCDGRTAVEFDEARVTFPLILRSREAGDRMTVAGMSGRRKLKDIFIDEKVPLDIRRSCPVLEHEGQILWLAGLRRCNDYRPGGKTKKILRVALLP; encoded by the coding sequence ATGAAAAATGAGGTGCTCGGCGAAATCGTCGACAAAAAACTTTTGCAAAAGGGTGACAGGGTCCTTGTTGCAGTCTCGGGTGGGAGCGATTCAGTGGCACTGTTGCACCTGCTCAAAGAGATTGCCGCAGACCTGAATCTTTCCCTTGTGGTCGCGCACCTCGATCATGGCCTTCGTGCGCAAAGTGCCAAAGACGCACTCTTTGTGGAAGGGCTGTGCAGACTGTGGGACCTCCCGTTTGTTTTGCACCGCACTGCAGGTTCTGAAATCAGCGCCGCCCGGCGCGGGGGTGTTGAGCAGGCAGCAAGAAAAATGCGGCGAGCATTTCTGGAGGAAACCGCCCGGCGGTTTAATTGTCGCCGGATCGCGCTGGGGCATCACCAAGATGACCAGGCTGAAACAGTTCTTCACCGCCTGCTGCGGGGCAGCGGGCCGGCAGGACTGGCCGCCATGCGCCCCGTCAGTGGAGTCTATGTGCGACCCCTGCTGTCTGTTTCCCGATCCCGAATCAGACGTTACCTCGATTTTCATGGTTTGACGTTTTGTCATGATGAGAGCAATGATGACCTGCGCTATACCCGCAACCTGATCCGGCATCGCCTGTTGCCCCTGTGCCGCTTGATCAATCCGCGCGTTGAAGATGCACTCGCCCGGTTGGCCCGCCGCTTGAGCTGTGAGGAGGATTACTGGCGTCGGCAGGTCATGGAGACGGTTTCCGGCTGGTGTCTGGCGACAGGTTCTGCCTGTGTCCCCCGGAAGGAAATCAATCGTCTCCACCCGGCGCTTCGTGACCGCGTACTGCGTCATCTGGTCGAAATCGTGCGAGGGGACCTGCGGGGGGTGGAGGAAAAGCACATTGCCGCCCTGGCTCAATTGGCAGCAGGGGCGCAGGGGCGCAAGGAACTTCACCTGCCCGGAGTCACTGCGTTCCGCAGCTATGATGAGCTTCACCTGGAAACTCATCCATCTGCAGCTATAGAGCCTTATTGCCAAAAAGTTACGACTCCGGGCGTGTACAGACTGCCGGGCGGCTGGCAGGTTGAATTTACTCTGGCCTCGAAACCGGGCCTGTGTGATGGCCGCACCGCGGTGGAGTTCGACGAAGCCCGGGTCACGTTCCCTCTGATTCTTCGCTCCCGCGAGGCCGGAGACCGGATGACGGTTGCGGGAATGAGCGGGCGACGTAAGCTTAAAGATATTTTTATTGATGAAAAAGTACCACTGGATATAAGAAGATCCTGCCCCGTGCTCGAACATGAGGGGCAGATCCTGTGGCTGGCGGGGTTGCGGCGCTGCAACGACTACCGACCCGGCGGAAAAACCAAAAAAATTCTGCGGGTCGCGCTACTGCCGTAA
- a CDS encoding SPOR domain-containing protein, whose product MTRETKTRSQRRMERKQAVLLLVTMLAVSLVSFSLGVMVGKSGSPQIPSAPLTPAATEKVVVEKSASRESDTETKTADPAADSVDEKTSLTFFDTLPKSDEPPLGSGINQPPAQKEQGPARDSLKPVLEDAERKSESASTEKADAGAPPAAQSVPPVADGRFVVQVGSFRAEGDARALREKLLKKDFSAYIQQADLGDKGSWYRVRVGPFADAETARGAADLLKAQEKIDGFVTRR is encoded by the coding sequence ATGACGCGTGAAACGAAGACTCGAAGTCAGCGTCGCATGGAAAGAAAACAGGCTGTTCTGCTGCTGGTGACCATGCTGGCGGTCTCATTGGTCAGCTTCTCCCTCGGCGTTATGGTCGGCAAGAGCGGTTCCCCACAGATACCGTCCGCACCTCTCACGCCTGCTGCAACAGAAAAAGTTGTGGTGGAAAAGTCCGCGTCTCGCGAATCAGATACCGAGACGAAAACGGCAGACCCCGCGGCAGACTCCGTGGACGAGAAAACGTCTCTAACTTTTTTCGATACCCTCCCGAAGAGTGATGAGCCTCCTCTGGGCAGCGGCATCAATCAACCGCCGGCGCAGAAAGAGCAGGGCCCGGCGCGCGATAGCCTGAAGCCCGTTCTGGAAGATGCGGAGCGCAAATCCGAAAGTGCCTCTACGGAGAAAGCCGACGCCGGCGCGCCCCCCGCTGCTCAATCTGTACCTCCTGTTGCTGACGGCCGCTTCGTGGTACAGGTCGGTTCCTTTCGCGCCGAAGGCGATGCACGGGCTCTGCGGGAGAAACTTTTGAAGAAAGACTTTTCCGCCTATATCCAGCAGGCGGATCTTGGCGACAAGGGCTCCTGGTATCGGGTGCGGGTTGGTCCGTTTGCCGATGCGGAAACAGCGCGCGGCGCGGCCGATCTGCTCAAGGCACAGGAGAAGATAGACGGGTTTGTTACGCGCCGCTGA
- the argS gene encoding arginine--tRNA ligase, whose translation MKQRLRKKIEQAMDACFGSGTLNSGIVPEIVLEVPNHSDHGDFATNAAMAMARAEKKAPRQIAQALIDALGDGDGLWDKVEIAGPGFINFFLSPRCWYGVLDDVARAGRDYGRSTLGNGKRVQVEFVSANPTGPLHIGHGRGAATGDAVAAVLEWAGYSVDREYYINDAGNQMDTLGRSLFLRYRESFGEAVDFPDNCYQGDYIRDIAREVAQRDGRRYLDVPEDQAVAFFARFGGERILAGIEEDLQSFGVYFNKWYSEQSLYDRGDVQRGIDLLKERKLTYEKDGALWFRTTDYGDDKDRVLVRSNGATTYFASDVAYHKEKFERGYDLAIDVWGADHHGYVPRMKAVLAGLGRNPEDLQIILVQLVNLLRGGNPVAMSTRSGEFVTLREVIDEVGRDACRFFFLMRRSDSQLDFDLDLAKQQSNDNPVYYVQYAHARVCSINRNAAEQGIVAPDLGKVDFNCLQLEEELALAKYLARFPETVAGAARDFAPHRVVFYLQELASQFHSYYNRHRVVSEDENVTRARLYLVNCIRTVLANALGLLGVSAPESM comes from the coding sequence ATGAAACAACGACTCAGAAAGAAGATAGAGCAGGCGATGGACGCCTGCTTCGGGAGCGGAACGCTCAATAGCGGAATTGTGCCGGAGATCGTGCTTGAAGTCCCCAATCACAGCGATCATGGTGATTTTGCCACCAACGCCGCAATGGCCATGGCACGCGCCGAAAAAAAAGCGCCGCGACAAATCGCGCAGGCGTTGATTGATGCGCTCGGAGATGGCGACGGGCTGTGGGATAAAGTTGAAATAGCAGGTCCAGGCTTCATCAACTTTTTCCTCTCTCCGCGGTGCTGGTACGGGGTGTTGGACGACGTCGCTCGGGCGGGAAGGGATTATGGGCGCAGCACGTTGGGCAACGGCAAAAGGGTTCAGGTGGAATTCGTCAGCGCCAATCCCACGGGCCCCCTTCATATTGGCCATGGTCGCGGCGCCGCTACCGGTGACGCGGTGGCGGCGGTTCTGGAGTGGGCGGGATATTCGGTCGATCGCGAGTATTACATTAATGACGCGGGCAACCAGATGGATACCCTGGGGCGTTCGCTATTCCTCCGCTACCGCGAGAGTTTTGGCGAAGCTGTTGATTTCCCGGACAACTGCTACCAAGGAGACTACATTCGCGACATTGCCCGCGAGGTGGCGCAGCGTGACGGACGGCGTTACCTTGATGTGCCCGAAGATCAGGCCGTGGCGTTTTTCGCACGTTTCGGCGGGGAGCGCATACTCGCCGGGATAGAGGAGGATCTTCAATCTTTTGGAGTTTATTTCAACAAGTGGTACAGCGAGCAGAGTCTGTACGATCGCGGTGACGTGCAGCGGGGAATCGATCTGCTCAAAGAACGAAAACTGACCTATGAAAAAGACGGCGCCCTCTGGTTCCGAACGACCGACTACGGCGACGACAAGGATCGGGTGCTGGTTCGTTCCAACGGCGCAACGACCTACTTTGCCTCGGATGTGGCTTACCACAAGGAAAAATTCGAGCGAGGGTATGATCTGGCCATCGATGTCTGGGGGGCGGATCATCACGGTTACGTACCGCGCATGAAAGCGGTGCTTGCCGGTTTGGGGCGCAATCCGGAGGATCTGCAGATTATCCTGGTACAACTTGTCAATCTGCTACGCGGTGGAAACCCGGTGGCGATGAGTACTCGCAGCGGAGAGTTCGTCACCCTGCGTGAAGTCATTGACGAGGTCGGTCGTGATGCCTGCCGGTTTTTCTTCCTGATGCGGCGCTCCGACAGTCAGCTTGATTTCGATCTGGATCTGGCCAAGCAGCAGAGCAATGATAACCCGGTCTATTATGTGCAATACGCTCATGCCCGGGTGTGCAGCATCAATCGTAATGCTGCCGAGCAGGGAATTGTCGCTCCTGACCTGGGAAAGGTCGATTTTAACTGCCTGCAGTTGGAGGAAGAGCTTGCGCTGGCTAAATACCTGGCGCGTTTTCCTGAAACCGTGGCAGGGGCCGCACGGGATTTTGCACCGCATCGGGTGGTATTCTATCTGCAGGAACTCGCATCTCAGTTTCACAGCTATTACAATCGTCACCGGGTGGTTTCCGAAGATGAGAATGTCACCCGTGCACGTCTTTATCTAGTCAACTGCATACGCACGGTTCTGGCCAACGCGTTGGGGCTTCTTGGCGTTTCAGCGCCGGAGAGCATGTAA
- a CDS encoding FtsB family cell division protein, giving the protein MIVLLFALAFFGERGIMRTFRMLEYRAELQERIDQLEADNRELRQEVERLRNDYFYLEGLARKNLGMVKEDELVYQFPRTPDPASAKASDKDPAD; this is encoded by the coding sequence GTGATTGTGCTGTTGTTCGCGCTGGCTTTTTTTGGCGAACGCGGCATTATGCGAACCTTCCGCATGTTGGAATACCGTGCTGAATTGCAGGAACGCATTGATCAACTGGAGGCGGACAACCGCGAGTTGAGACAGGAAGTCGAGCGATTGCGCAACGATTATTTCTATCTGGAGGGTTTGGCACGCAAAAATCTCGGCATGGTCAAGGAGGATGAGCTGGTTTATCAGTTTCCGCGCACTCCCGATCCCGCTTCCGCGAAGGCTTCCGACAAGGATCCGGCCGACTAA
- a CDS encoding ComEA family DNA-binding protein, with amino-acid sequence MKFLVALIFTVTLSLGGSFAALAQNETPSAEAQNAIININTATAVELQALTGIGSVKARSIVAHREKEPFSSVDDLTRVEGIGSATLERIRSKITVN; translated from the coding sequence ATGAAATTTCTGGTTGCACTGATTTTTACCGTCACGCTTTCCTTGGGGGGAAGCTTTGCCGCGCTGGCGCAGAATGAAACACCCTCTGCCGAGGCGCAAAATGCAATAATCAATATCAATACTGCGACCGCCGTGGAGTTGCAGGCCCTGACCGGCATCGGATCGGTCAAGGCGCGCAGTATCGTGGCCCATCGGGAGAAAGAGCCTTTTTCGTCGGTCGACGATCTGACCCGCGTTGAAGGAATCGGCTCGGCAACGCTCGAGCGTATTCGCTCAAAAATCACGGTTAACTAA
- a CDS encoding LPS-assembly protein LptD, whose product MRLFRCFFLFMLVCLLFSVMAGFAVAAGPSLDEDQPVHLDADQLDYDQQSGEYQAVGEVVLRQGEMTLFADEVWWHPETGEARARGDVRLLDPSGEMTGDELSLELDSGRGRLSYGTIFLRDRNLHVTGDSIERLSPVDYRIEQGEFTTCDGENPAWKFRVSDLEVTLGKFARGRHARFYLKNIPVFYTPYVLYPVQTERESGLLMPRYGYSRNRGWQLSGAYYQVLAQNQDMTFYLDYFSDLGIGKGLEYRYAFRRQEGEAKIYHVSGFDEGENALAIDWRNQGWLPGKIRSVAAVEYVDDEEYFSRFGEVAGEYNKDKTESKIFLSRAWGNRNLTAQLKHLNNLDRDTDRTLQRLPQVHFSSLLQPVGESFLFARLDTTYDHFYRDEGQSGQRLLLRPALSAPFQLGFLEVLPEIGFTQRFYYADEDSSGESGSRWEQKGVFDLGVRMSSSFARVFNGGPGNVSKIQHVISPEIAYTYVPRHGEDDLPYFDRSDRLAHVHRISYGLTNRLTARIEPQDGAAFYHEFLYFRLSQEYDIVESRQDPLNPLDNFRPFSALRTELLLRPTRWSYVNLDSRYDFETAAGDSMKVADMRLEFGANDGRGNDVSASYHYLRDDQEYVQGELRTSFLDPVHLRYLHRYDLVVGRDLEKVLDVEYRAQCWSVFLTLRDRLEDTEFLVTLSLSGLGRIANFGGVLGGGG is encoded by the coding sequence GTGAGATTGTTCCGCTGCTTTTTTCTTTTCATGCTGGTGTGCCTTCTTTTTTCCGTGATGGCGGGTTTTGCTGTCGCGGCGGGACCTTCCCTGGATGAAGACCAGCCGGTTCATCTTGATGCCGACCAACTCGATTATGATCAGCAGAGCGGAGAATATCAGGCCGTAGGCGAAGTTGTTTTGCGACAGGGAGAGATGACCTTGTTTGCCGATGAGGTGTGGTGGCATCCCGAAACCGGCGAAGCCCGGGCCCGCGGTGATGTGCGCCTGCTGGACCCCAGCGGTGAGATGACCGGCGATGAACTTTCTCTCGAACTGGATAGCGGGCGGGGGCGCCTCTCCTACGGGACCATTTTTCTGCGGGATCGCAACCTTCACGTGACCGGGGATTCCATCGAGCGGTTGAGTCCCGTGGATTACCGCATCGAGCAGGGCGAGTTTACCACCTGCGACGGTGAGAACCCCGCATGGAAATTCCGCGTCAGTGATCTCGAAGTCACGCTCGGAAAATTTGCCCGCGGTCGTCATGCCAGGTTCTATCTGAAAAACATTCCCGTTTTCTACACACCTTATGTGCTTTATCCCGTCCAGACCGAACGTGAATCCGGCCTGCTGATGCCTCGTTACGGTTATTCCAGAAACCGCGGCTGGCAGCTCTCGGGTGCCTACTATCAGGTCCTGGCGCAGAATCAGGACATGACCTTCTACCTGGATTACTTCAGCGACCTCGGCATCGGCAAAGGGCTGGAGTACCGCTACGCATTTCGTCGCCAGGAAGGAGAAGCGAAAATTTATCATGTCAGCGGCTTTGATGAAGGGGAGAATGCACTGGCCATCGACTGGCGCAACCAGGGGTGGTTGCCGGGGAAAATCCGCAGTGTGGCAGCCGTAGAGTATGTCGATGACGAAGAATATTTCTCTCGATTCGGAGAGGTCGCCGGTGAGTACAATAAGGACAAGACCGAGTCGAAAATTTTTCTCAGCCGCGCCTGGGGAAATCGCAACCTGACGGCACAGCTCAAACACCTCAACAACCTTGACAGGGATACCGATCGCACTCTGCAGCGCCTCCCCCAGGTCCATTTCTCATCCTTGCTCCAGCCCGTTGGCGAATCCTTCCTTTTTGCCCGGCTGGATACGACTTATGACCACTTCTACCGCGACGAAGGCCAAAGCGGCCAGCGCCTGCTTTTACGCCCCGCCCTGTCGGCCCCCTTCCAGTTGGGGTTTCTGGAGGTTTTGCCTGAAATAGGGTTTACCCAGCGGTTTTATTACGCCGATGAAGATTCTTCTGGCGAAAGCGGCTCCCGCTGGGAGCAGAAGGGCGTTTTCGACCTGGGCGTGCGCATGAGCTCTTCCTTCGCCCGTGTATTTAATGGTGGCCCTGGAAATGTCAGCAAAATCCAGCATGTCATTTCACCGGAAATCGCCTATACCTATGTGCCTCGTCACGGTGAGGATGACCTCCCTTATTTCGATCGCAGCGACCGCCTTGCCCATGTCCATCGCATTTCCTACGGTCTGACCAATCGCCTGACCGCCCGCATCGAGCCGCAGGACGGTGCCGCCTTTTATCATGAATTCCTTTATTTCCGTTTGTCGCAGGAATACGACATTGTCGAGTCGCGGCAGGACCCCCTTAATCCCCTGGATAACTTCAGGCCATTTTCCGCCCTGCGGACGGAGCTTCTGTTACGGCCCACCCGCTGGAGCTATGTGAACCTCGACAGCCGCTATGATTTTGAAACCGCGGCGGGAGATTCTATGAAGGTTGCGGATATGCGCCTCGAATTCGGTGCGAATGATGGAAGGGGGAATGACGTATCCGCCAGCTACCATTACCTGCGGGACGACCAGGAGTATGTGCAAGGAGAACTCCGCACATCTTTCCTGGATCCCGTTCATCTCCGGTATCTCCATCGCTACGATCTGGTGGTCGGCAGGGATCTGGAAAAGGTTCTCGACGTGGAATATCGTGCGCAATGCTGGAGCGTGTTTTTGACTTTGCGCGATCGCCTTGAGGATACGGAATTTTTGGTGACCCTCTCATTGTCGGGTCTCGGCCGCATTGCCAATTTTGGCGGCGTGCTAGGCGGTGGTGGGTAG
- a CDS encoding bifunctional folylpolyglutamate synthase/dihydrofolate synthase, with amino-acid sequence MPYNGALDYLYGLQRFGIKLGLDNIHQLLARLHHPEQSYPIIHVAGTNGKGSVCAALARILTETGARTGLYTSPHLHSFTERITVDGRPVAEQDVVDLVEQLRRLSRGVPATFFEFTTALALRYFQLRQVDWAVLEVGMGGRLDATNAVTPALSIITPVSVDHAEHLGQTLESIAREKAGIIKPGVPVVVGHQEPDALAAIENVAAQLHAPLYVAGRDFKVAARDDGFDYEGLKMTLKGLCPRLAGRHQHDNLSLALAALEVLQPRVAGFDKEVVRKAVEEVQWPGRLEFVPGNPPVLLDGAHNPAGARALASFLAERRYGPLPWVIGLSGTRSPEDVLTPWLPYIAEAYIAEPSIEKAVDATDIADFLHSRKCRALVCGSPSQALENLCRSWAKAPLAVVAGSLYLVAELRDLLLSERDVLS; translated from the coding sequence TTGCCGTATAACGGGGCGCTCGATTACCTTTACGGCCTGCAGCGTTTCGGCATCAAACTCGGGCTGGACAATATCCACCAACTGCTGGCGCGGCTTCATCACCCCGAGCAATCTTATCCTATCATTCACGTTGCCGGAACCAACGGCAAGGGATCGGTCTGTGCGGCGCTGGCCCGTATTTTAACTGAAACCGGCGCGCGCACCGGTCTTTATACTTCCCCCCATCTGCACAGTTTCACCGAGCGGATCACGGTAGACGGTCGACCTGTTGCCGAACAGGACGTGGTCGATCTTGTTGAGCAACTGCGCCGATTGAGCCGGGGAGTGCCGGCCACCTTTTTTGAATTCACAACGGCTCTCGCGCTACGCTACTTTCAGCTTCGACAGGTCGATTGGGCTGTGCTGGAGGTTGGCATGGGGGGACGCCTCGATGCCACAAATGCCGTAACCCCGGCTCTCTCCATTATTACTCCCGTCTCCGTCGATCACGCTGAGCATCTGGGGCAAACACTTGAGAGCATAGCTCGTGAGAAGGCAGGGATTATTAAGCCCGGTGTCCCGGTTGTGGTGGGGCACCAGGAGCCTGATGCCCTCGCTGCAATCGAAAATGTTGCTGCCCAACTGCACGCACCTCTTTACGTGGCTGGCCGGGATTTCAAGGTGGCTGCAAGGGACGATGGTTTTGATTATGAGGGCCTGAAGATGACGTTGAAGGGGCTTTGCCCGCGCCTGGCCGGCCGTCACCAGCATGATAACCTGTCACTTGCTTTGGCGGCCCTTGAGGTGTTGCAGCCCCGAGTGGCTGGTTTTGATAAAGAAGTGGTGCGCAAAGCGGTTGAGGAGGTGCAATGGCCGGGAAGACTCGAGTTTGTTCCAGGCAATCCCCCGGTTCTGCTGGATGGCGCTCACAACCCGGCCGGCGCGCGTGCCCTGGCCTCTTTTTTGGCGGAACGCCGTTACGGGCCTCTGCCCTGGGTGATCGGGCTGAGCGGGACGCGCTCTCCTGAAGATGTGCTGACACCGTGGCTACCCTATATTGCCGAAGCCTATATTGCTGAGCCGTCCATAGAGAAAGCGGTTGATGCAACAGATATCGCCGATTTTCTCCACAGCAGAAAGTGTCGAGCCCTCGTGTGCGGTTCCCCGTCGCAGGCACTGGAGAACCTGTGTCGCAGTTGGGCAAAGGCGCCTCTGGCCGTGGTCGCCGGTTCTCTGTACCTGGTCGCTGAACTTCGTGACCTTTTGTTGTCTGAAAGGGACGTCCTGTCGTGA